Proteins co-encoded in one Paraburkholderia terrae genomic window:
- a CDS encoding sodium:proton antiporter: MGGVALLFVLSCWPLAASAASLDGASLSAWWGVPFAGVLLSIAVFPLVAPKLWHHHFGKISAGWAVVFLVPFAFAFGASIAFGTLIHALLEEYVPFIVLLTVLYTVAGGICVTGNLRGSPRLNTALLALGTALASIMGTTGAAMLLIRPLLRANDNRRHVVHVVVFFIFLVANAGGSLSPLGDPPLFLGFLNGVGFFWTTVHLALPMLFICIVLLAVFYALDTYYFRHREETLPVDPSPDTLAVGVVGKINFVLLAAVIALVLMSGIWKPGITFDVAGTHVELQNVVRDAGLIAVTLLSLAITPRAAREGNAFNWAPIEEVAKLFAGIFVTIAPVIMMLRAGEAGAFSGIVHLVNDAAGQPRDEMYFWATGLLSSFLDNAPTYLVFFNLAGGDAQTLTTTGASTLAAISAGAVFMGANSYIGNAPNFMVKAIAESRGVKMPSFFGYLAWSGVVLIPLFIATSLIFF, encoded by the coding sequence ATGGGCGGCGTCGCGTTGTTGTTCGTGCTGTCATGCTGGCCGCTTGCAGCATCGGCCGCGAGTCTCGACGGCGCTTCGCTTTCTGCCTGGTGGGGCGTGCCGTTCGCGGGCGTCCTGCTGTCGATTGCCGTGTTCCCACTTGTCGCGCCCAAGCTTTGGCATCACCACTTCGGCAAGATTTCTGCTGGGTGGGCCGTCGTGTTCCTCGTGCCGTTCGCTTTCGCGTTCGGCGCATCGATAGCGTTCGGCACGCTGATTCATGCGCTGCTCGAAGAGTATGTGCCGTTCATCGTGTTGCTGACGGTGCTCTATACCGTCGCGGGCGGTATCTGCGTGACGGGCAATCTGCGCGGCTCGCCGCGCCTGAATACGGCGCTGCTCGCGCTCGGCACGGCGCTCGCGAGCATCATGGGCACCACGGGCGCGGCGATGCTGCTGATCCGGCCTCTCTTGCGCGCGAACGACAACCGTAGGCACGTTGTGCATGTCGTCGTGTTTTTTATCTTCCTGGTCGCGAACGCGGGCGGTTCGCTGTCGCCGCTCGGCGATCCGCCGCTGTTCCTCGGTTTCCTGAATGGCGTCGGCTTCTTCTGGACGACCGTGCATCTCGCGCTGCCGATGCTGTTCATCTGCATCGTGCTCCTCGCCGTTTTCTACGCACTCGATACGTACTATTTCCGGCATCGCGAAGAAACGCTTCCTGTCGATCCGTCGCCTGATACGCTTGCCGTTGGCGTCGTCGGCAAGATCAACTTCGTGCTACTTGCGGCGGTGATCGCGCTGGTGCTGATGAGCGGCATCTGGAAACCCGGCATCACGTTCGATGTGGCGGGCACGCACGTCGAACTGCAGAATGTCGTGCGGGACGCGGGGCTGATCGCGGTGACGCTGCTGTCGCTCGCTATTACGCCGCGCGCCGCGCGCGAGGGCAACGCGTTCAACTGGGCGCCCATCGAAGAGGTCGCGAAACTGTTCGCGGGAATCTTCGTGACGATCGCGCCTGTCATCATGATGTTGCGCGCGGGCGAGGCGGGGGCGTTCAGCGGCATCGTGCATCTCGTCAACGACGCGGCCGGCCAGCCGCGCGACGAGATGTATTTCTGGGCGACGGGGCTGTTGTCGTCGTTCCTCGATAATGCTCCCACGTACCTCGTGTTCTTCAACCTCGCGGGCGGCGACGCGCAGACGTTGACGACCACGGGCGCATCGACGCTCGCAGCCATTTCGGCGGGCGCAGTGTTCATGGGCGCGAACAGCTACATCGGCAACGCGCCGAATTTCATGGTCAAGGCGATCGCCGAATCGCGCGGCGTGAAGATGCCGAGTTTTTTCGGGTATCTCGCGTGGTCGGGCGTCGTGCTGATACCGTTGTTCATCGCGACATCGTTGATTTTCTTTTGA
- a CDS encoding AzlD domain-containing protein, with amino-acid sequence MNYVALILGMAVITWLIRAAVFVLGDRIVFPPLVRTALGFVPVTVLTAIIVPMTVSPHGTDAELTWHNPQLVGALAAVAVSALTRRPLLTIAVGLAVFFLWQGVVLK; translated from the coding sequence ATGAACTACGTGGCCCTGATTCTCGGCATGGCCGTCATCACGTGGCTGATCCGTGCCGCGGTGTTCGTACTCGGCGACCGCATCGTGTTTCCTCCGCTCGTGCGTACCGCACTTGGCTTCGTGCCCGTCACCGTGCTGACGGCGATCATCGTGCCGATGACCGTGTCGCCGCACGGCACGGACGCCGAACTCACGTGGCACAACCCGCAACTCGTCGGCGCGCTAGCCGCCGTTGCCGTCAGCGCCCTCACGCGCCGGCCGCTGCTCACCATCGCCGTCGGCCTCGCCGTGTTCTTCCTCTGGCAAGGCGTCGTGCTGAAGTAA
- the pncB gene encoding nicotinate phosphoribosyltransferase, producing the protein MIISSLLDTDLYKFTMMQVVLHYFPAANVEYKFRCRTPNVNLVPYIDEIRSEVHKLCKLRFSEGDLDYLRRMRFIKGDFIDFLALFHLNEKYISITPSAKGNGEIEIDIKGPWLHTILFEIPVLAIVNEVYFRNTQQQPDYSEGRERLRDKIQLLGARPEFADCKIADYGTRRRFSGRWHEEVILTLKDGLRDQFTGTSNVFYAMKHGLTPLGTMAHEYLQACQALGPRLRDSQIFGFEMWAKEYRGDLGIALSDVYGMQAFLRDFDMYFCKLFDGARHDSGDPFDWGERLLAHYEANRCDPRTKVLVFSDALDIPKVLQLYERFRGRCKLAFGVGTNLTNDLGYNPLQIVIKMVKCNGQPVAKLSDSPGKNMCEDKAYLAYLRQVFGINQPEEEAAGK; encoded by the coding sequence ATGATCATTTCTTCGCTGCTCGACACTGACCTGTACAAGTTCACGATGATGCAGGTGGTGCTGCATTATTTCCCGGCTGCCAACGTCGAATACAAGTTCCGCTGCCGCACGCCGAACGTCAACCTCGTGCCGTACATCGACGAGATTCGCAGCGAAGTGCATAAGCTCTGCAAGCTGCGCTTCAGCGAAGGCGATCTCGACTATCTGCGCCGGATGCGCTTCATCAAGGGCGACTTCATCGACTTCCTCGCGCTCTTCCATCTGAACGAAAAGTACATCTCGATCACGCCTTCGGCGAAGGGCAACGGGGAGATCGAAATCGACATCAAGGGGCCGTGGCTGCACACGATCCTGTTCGAAATCCCCGTGCTTGCCATCGTCAACGAAGTGTATTTCCGCAACACGCAGCAGCAGCCCGATTACAGCGAAGGACGCGAGCGCCTGCGCGACAAGATCCAGCTGCTCGGTGCGCGCCCCGAGTTCGCCGACTGCAAGATCGCCGACTACGGCACGCGTCGCCGCTTCTCCGGACGCTGGCACGAAGAGGTGATCCTCACGCTCAAGGACGGCCTGCGCGACCAGTTCACGGGCACGAGCAACGTGTTCTACGCGATGAAGCATGGCCTGACGCCTCTCGGCACGATGGCGCACGAATACCTGCAGGCGTGCCAGGCGCTCGGCCCGCGTCTGCGCGACTCGCAGATCTTCGGCTTCGAAATGTGGGCGAAGGAATATCGCGGCGACCTGGGCATTGCGTTGTCGGACGTGTATGGCATGCAGGCATTTCTCCGTGATTTCGACATGTACTTCTGCAAGCTCTTCGACGGCGCGCGCCATGATTCCGGCGACCCGTTCGACTGGGGCGAACGTCTTCTCGCGCACTACGAAGCGAACCGCTGCGACCCGCGCACGAAAGTGCTCGTTTTCTCCGACGCGCTCGACATCCCGAAGGTGCTGCAGCTGTACGAGCGCTTCCGGGGCCGCTGCAAGCTCGCGTTCGGCGTCGGCACGAACCTCACGAACGACCTCGGCTACAACCCGCTGCAGATCGTCATCAAGATGGTCAAGTGCAATGGCCAGCCCGTCGCGAAGCTGTCCGATTCGCCGGGCAAGAACATGTGCGAAGACAAGGCGTACCTTGCGTATCTGCGCCAGGTGTTCGGCATCAATCAGCCTGAGGAAGAAGCCGCGGGCAAGTGA
- the moeA gene encoding molybdopterin molybdotransferase MoeA has protein sequence MTTLNETSSCVAQYDAQAMPVSAVQAIVREWATPVTTVERVHLRDALNRVLAQDIVSPIDVPAHDNSAMDGYAFAGAALAVQTGVPGEKRELTLSVAGKAFAGHPFAGSIERTQCVRVMTGATMPAGCDTVVPQEAVTRDGDTIRFPAAQLRTGANRRLAGEDLAQGAVALKAGRIVRASDLGLLASLGIGEVSVRRRLRVAFFSTGDELRSIGQPLDPGCVYDSNRYTLFAMLKRLDVDPIDLGVVRDEPAALEEALRTAASSADVVITSGGVSVGEADLTKQMLRMLGDVAHWSLAMRPGRPLAFGRIWSGGKPGAGKPAIFFGLPGNPVAVMAAFYQIVREVLLRMSGATTHPVPLIRAACVDTIRKRPGRTEFQRGIAQRDAQGAWRVTPTGSQGSGVLSSMSEANCFIVLAHDQGDLDPGDAVDIMLFDGLI, from the coding sequence ATGACCACGCTGAACGAAACTTCGAGTTGCGTCGCACAGTACGACGCTCAAGCCATGCCGGTGTCCGCCGTACAGGCGATCGTGCGCGAGTGGGCGACACCCGTGACGACCGTCGAGCGCGTCCATCTGCGTGACGCGCTGAACCGCGTGCTGGCGCAGGACATCGTGTCGCCCATCGACGTGCCCGCGCACGACAACTCCGCGATGGACGGCTACGCGTTTGCAGGCGCGGCGCTCGCAGTTCAAACGGGCGTACCTGGTGAAAAGCGTGAGCTGACGCTGAGCGTGGCGGGCAAGGCCTTCGCGGGGCATCCGTTCGCGGGAAGCATCGAGCGCACGCAATGCGTTCGCGTGATGACGGGCGCGACGATGCCCGCTGGCTGCGACACCGTCGTGCCGCAGGAAGCCGTCACGCGCGACGGCGACACCATCCGCTTTCCGGCTGCGCAATTACGCACGGGCGCGAACCGGCGCCTCGCGGGCGAAGACCTTGCGCAGGGCGCGGTCGCGCTGAAGGCGGGCCGAATCGTGCGCGCGTCGGACCTCGGGCTGCTCGCGTCACTGGGCATTGGCGAGGTGTCCGTGCGCCGCCGTCTGCGTGTCGCATTCTTTTCGACGGGCGACGAGCTGCGCTCGATCGGCCAGCCGCTCGATCCGGGCTGCGTCTATGACAGCAACCGCTATACGCTGTTCGCGATGCTCAAGCGACTCGACGTCGATCCCATCGACCTCGGCGTGGTCCGCGACGAACCCGCCGCGCTTGAAGAAGCACTGCGAACGGCTGCATCGAGCGCGGATGTCGTGATAACCTCCGGCGGCGTTTCCGTGGGCGAAGCCGATCTGACGAAGCAAATGCTGCGCATGCTCGGCGACGTCGCGCACTGGAGTCTCGCGATGCGCCCGGGCCGGCCGCTGGCGTTCGGGCGTATCTGGTCGGGCGGCAAGCCCGGCGCGGGCAAACCGGCAATCTTTTTCGGTCTGCCGGGCAACCCCGTCGCGGTGATGGCGGCGTTCTACCAGATCGTGCGCGAAGTGCTGCTGCGGATGTCCGGCGCGACGACGCATCCTGTGCCGCTGATCCGCGCAGCGTGCGTCGACACGATCCGCAAACGGCCGGGCCGCACCGAATTCCAGCGCGGCATCGCGCAGCGCGACGCGCAAGGCGCATGGCGCGTCACGCCGACGGGCTCGCAAGGCTCCGGCGTGCTCAGTTCGATGAGCGAAGCAAATTGCTTCATCGTGCTCGCCCACGACCAGGGCGATCTCGATCCGGGCGACGCCGTCGACATCATGCTGTTCGACGGCCTCATCTGA
- a CDS encoding LutC/YkgG family protein, producing the protein MDTSTARRNILARIRAGQGREPEPAASEREAAQAYVASRPQGPRPPMPADLVAHFIEQAKKMATTVDTVESLADAPAAAHRYLSELNLPTQAIAWQTLEALPWGGSGIDVEFRKPRDEDRVGITGCFCATAETGTLVLLSGPETYASAGLLPETHIAIVPASRIVAGHEEAFNLIRSERGELPRAVNFVSGPSRTGDIEQTIVLGAHGPYRVHAIVVRGA; encoded by the coding sequence ATGGATACATCGACGGCCCGCCGCAACATCCTGGCGCGCATCCGCGCGGGGCAAGGGCGCGAGCCCGAGCCGGCCGCGTCCGAACGCGAGGCGGCGCAGGCGTATGTCGCAAGCCGTCCGCAAGGTCCGCGTCCGCCCATGCCGGCCGATCTCGTCGCGCATTTCATCGAGCAGGCAAAGAAGATGGCGACCACGGTCGATACCGTCGAGTCGCTTGCCGACGCGCCCGCTGCCGCGCACCGTTACCTTTCCGAACTGAATCTTCCGACTCAGGCCATCGCATGGCAGACGCTCGAAGCGCTGCCTTGGGGCGGCTCAGGCATCGACGTCGAGTTTCGCAAGCCGCGCGACGAAGACCGCGTCGGCATCACGGGCTGCTTCTGCGCGACGGCTGAAACGGGCACGCTGGTGCTGCTGTCCGGGCCAGAGACGTATGCGTCGGCGGGCTTGCTACCGGAGACGCATATCGCGATCGTGCCGGCCTCGCGCATCGTCGCCGGTCATGAGGAAGCGTTCAACCTGATCCGCAGCGAACGCGGCGAACTGCCGCGCGCCGTCAACTTCGTCTCAGGCCCGTCGCGTACGGGCGATATCGAACAAACCATCGTGCTGGGCGCGCACGGTCCTTATCGCGTGCATGCGATCGTCGTGCGTGGCGCGTAA
- the fdxA gene encoding ferredoxin FdxA — MTHVVTESCIKCRYTDCVDVCPVDCFREGPNFLAIDPDECIDCAVCVAECPVNAIYAEEDVPGDQQHFTELNAELAKAWPSITKTKAPLAEADEFKDVKEKLALLER, encoded by the coding sequence ATGACTCACGTTGTGACCGAAAGCTGCATCAAGTGCCGCTATACCGACTGCGTCGATGTGTGCCCGGTGGACTGCTTTCGCGAAGGTCCCAACTTCCTCGCGATCGACCCGGATGAATGTATCGACTGCGCGGTGTGCGTTGCGGAATGCCCGGTGAACGCCATCTACGCCGAGGAAGACGTGCCCGGCGACCAGCAGCACTTCACGGAGCTCAACGCCGAGCTCGCGAAGGCATGGCCGAGCATCACCAAGACCAAGGCGCCGCTGGCCGAAGCCGACGAATTCAAGGACGTGAAGGAAAAACTGGCGCTGCTCGAGCGTTGA
- a CDS encoding AzlC family ABC transporter permease, producing the protein MIIGASPFGVIYGTLVASGPLHLWHGQLMSLVVFAGSAQFIALGLIAGHASYAVIWATTFVVNVRHVLYSATLAPYVSHLPSRWRWALGGLLTDEVFAVAWAHYRLHPPGSVGPYYFLGSGLSMYLNWQVWTLIGLLFGAAFPGLQSLGLDFAMAATFIAIVVPQLVAVRYLAAAATAGALAFFWQGWPYKLGLLGAVFVGVTVGVLLSLPAFQRTRAAEASR; encoded by the coding sequence ATGATCATCGGCGCCTCGCCGTTCGGTGTGATCTACGGCACGCTCGTCGCGTCCGGTCCGCTGCACCTGTGGCACGGCCAGCTGATGTCGCTGGTCGTGTTTGCCGGATCGGCCCAATTCATCGCGCTCGGCCTGATTGCGGGCCACGCGAGCTATGCCGTCATCTGGGCGACGACTTTCGTCGTCAATGTCCGTCACGTGCTCTACAGCGCGACGCTCGCGCCGTACGTATCGCACCTGCCGTCGCGCTGGCGCTGGGCGCTCGGCGGCCTGCTCACCGACGAAGTGTTCGCCGTCGCATGGGCGCACTACCGGCTGCATCCGCCGGGTTCCGTCGGGCCTTACTACTTTTTGGGCTCGGGCCTGTCGATGTACCTCAACTGGCAGGTCTGGACGCTGATCGGCCTGCTGTTCGGCGCGGCCTTCCCCGGCCTGCAATCGCTGGGGCTCGATTTCGCGATGGCCGCGACCTTCATCGCGATCGTGGTGCCGCAACTCGTCGCCGTGCGCTATCTGGCGGCCGCGGCCACGGCCGGCGCGCTGGCGTTCTTCTGGCAAGGCTGGCCGTACAAGCTCGGCCTGCTGGGCGCCGTGTTCGTCGGCGTAACGGTCGGCGTGCTGCTGTCCTTGCCGGCGTTCCAGCGCACCCGCGCAGCGGAGGCATCGCGATGA
- a CDS encoding GNAT family N-acetyltransferase yields the protein MSATIRAATREDVGTMLALMYELAEFEKLTHLFIATEDGLRDALFGARPSAEAIVAERDGKMISYALFFHNYSTFLGRRGLYLEDLYVQPTERGTGLGSKMLRYLAALAVERQCGRFEWSVLDWNQPAIDFYQKMGATVLPDWRVVRITGDALDQLAASAD from the coding sequence ATGTCCGCGACGATCCGCGCGGCCACGCGTGAAGACGTCGGCACGATGCTCGCGCTGATGTACGAGCTGGCCGAGTTCGAGAAGCTCACACATCTGTTCATCGCGACGGAAGACGGCCTGCGCGACGCGCTGTTCGGCGCGCGTCCCTCGGCGGAAGCGATCGTCGCGGAGCGCGACGGCAAGATGATCAGCTACGCGCTGTTCTTCCACAACTACTCGACGTTCCTCGGACGGCGCGGCCTGTATCTCGAAGACCTGTACGTGCAGCCGACCGAGCGCGGCACGGGGCTCGGGTCGAAGATGTTGCGCTATCTGGCTGCGTTGGCTGTCGAGCGGCAGTGCGGCCGCTTCGAATGGTCGGTGCTGGACTGGAATCAGCCTGCCATCGATTTTTATCAGAAGATGGGCGCGACCGTGTTGCCGGACTGGCGCGTCGTGCGCATTACGGGCGACGCGCTCGATCAACTGGCGGCAAGCGCGGACTGA
- a CDS encoding AraC family transcriptional regulator, producing MTSTRFRDNARYWRTPLLPGADLLTAEYHDHEFTPHWHDAYTIPVIEAGAETYRYQGSRHVAEAGSVPIINPGEVHTGSRAMDEGWRYRVMYAPVDFIHALAEDIAGRAQPLPWFDADVIRDPDLAVRLSRAHQLLEANGDPLVAETAMLDALSTLLVRYGRTRPDTPQLATDDTRVITMKEQLAGDLAAPLKLADLADTVGLSQFHAARLFTRATGLPPHAWRNQVRLQRSLAPLRAGASVADVAAAGGFTDQSHFTRHFRRMFGVPPGRWQSA from the coding sequence ATGACTTCGACCCGCTTCCGCGATAACGCCCGTTACTGGCGCACGCCGCTTCTGCCCGGCGCGGATCTGCTCACGGCCGAATATCACGATCACGAGTTCACGCCGCACTGGCACGACGCGTACACGATTCCCGTGATCGAGGCGGGCGCGGAAACGTACCGGTATCAGGGTTCGCGCCACGTCGCCGAGGCAGGCAGCGTGCCCATCATCAATCCCGGCGAAGTGCATACCGGCTCGCGCGCCATGGACGAAGGCTGGCGCTACCGCGTGATGTACGCGCCCGTCGATTTCATTCACGCGCTCGCCGAAGACATCGCGGGTCGCGCGCAGCCGCTGCCGTGGTTCGACGCCGACGTGATCCGCGATCCCGACCTTGCCGTGCGGCTGTCGCGCGCGCATCAGCTGCTGGAGGCGAACGGCGATCCGCTCGTCGCGGAAACGGCGATGCTCGACGCGCTGTCGACGCTGCTCGTGCGCTACGGCCGCACGCGTCCCGACACGCCGCAACTCGCCACCGACGACACCCGCGTCATCACGATGAAAGAGCAACTGGCCGGCGATCTGGCCGCGCCGCTCAAGCTTGCGGATCTCGCCGATACCGTCGGCCTGTCGCAGTTTCACGCGGCGCGGCTCTTCACGCGCGCGACGGGATTGCCGCCGCACGCGTGGCGCAATCAGGTCCGTCTGCAGCGCTCGCTCGCGCCGTTGCGCGCGGGCGCATCAGTGGCCGATGTGGCGGCGGCAGGCGGGTTCACCGATCAAAGCCACTTCACGCGGCATTTCCGGCGCATGTTCGGCGTGCCGCCGGGGCGCTGGCAATCGGCCTGA
- a CDS encoding CreA family protein, with protein sequence MKLALPCAHNVRAAAFLAASAALACAPLAQAEEVASVNTNFHITGSDRVVVEAYDDPAVQGVTCYVSRARTGGIKGTLGIAEDPTEASIACRQVAAIKIPEPLRQQSDVFTERMSLIFKTLHVVRVVDSKRNTLVYLTYSDRVATGSAKNSVTAVPMPAGTTIPVR encoded by the coding sequence ATGAAACTCGCCCTGCCCTGTGCGCACAACGTGCGCGCCGCCGCCTTCCTCGCCGCTTCGGCAGCGCTCGCCTGCGCGCCGCTCGCGCAGGCCGAGGAAGTCGCCAGCGTCAACACGAACTTTCATATCACCGGCTCGGATCGCGTGGTCGTCGAAGCGTACGACGATCCCGCCGTGCAGGGCGTCACCTGCTACGTATCGCGGGCGCGCACGGGCGGCATCAAGGGTACGCTCGGGATCGCCGAAGATCCGACCGAGGCGTCGATCGCGTGCCGCCAGGTCGCGGCCATCAAGATTCCCGAGCCGCTGCGCCAGCAGTCCGACGTATTCACGGAACGGATGTCGCTGATCTTCAAGACGCTGCACGTGGTACGCGTCGTCGATTCGAAGCGCAATACGCTCGTGTACCTGACCTACAGCGATCGCGTCGCGACGGGCAGCGCGAAGAACAGCGTCACGGCCGTGCCGATGCCCGCCGGCACGACGATTCCCGTTCGCTGA
- a CDS encoding 2-hydroxyacid dehydrogenase has translation MQKVLVARPIFPDVIERLKQHFEVDWHNGDVLPADELKRRLADKDGALTAGDAIDASVLSAAPRLRVVSNMAVGYNNFDMAAFNAANVLGTNTPDVLNESTADFGWALMMAAARRIAESEHWLRAGKWEKWSYDGFLGSDLYGSTLGVIGMGRIGQALARRARGFNMNVIYHNRSRVAPEIEAELNAEYASKQDLLRRADHVVLVLPYTAENHHTIGTAELALMKPTATLTNIARGGIVDDAALAEALREKRIAAAGLDVFEGEPKLNPALLTVPNVVLTPHIASATEATRRAMANLAADNLIAGLGEGPRAGRPPNPINPDVIGKARS, from the coding sequence ATGCAAAAGGTTCTGGTTGCGCGTCCCATCTTTCCGGATGTGATCGAGCGCCTCAAGCAGCATTTCGAAGTGGACTGGCACAACGGCGACGTGCTGCCCGCCGACGAACTCAAGCGCCGCCTCGCCGACAAGGATGGTGCGCTGACGGCTGGCGACGCGATCGACGCGTCCGTGCTGTCCGCCGCGCCGCGCCTGCGCGTGGTGTCGAACATGGCAGTCGGTTACAACAACTTCGACATGGCGGCGTTCAACGCGGCGAACGTGCTCGGCACGAACACGCCCGACGTGCTCAACGAATCGACGGCGGATTTCGGCTGGGCGCTGATGATGGCGGCTGCGCGCCGCATCGCGGAATCGGAGCACTGGCTGCGGGCGGGCAAATGGGAAAAGTGGTCGTACGACGGCTTTCTCGGCTCGGACCTGTATGGCTCGACGCTCGGCGTGATCGGCATGGGCCGCATCGGGCAGGCGCTCGCGCGTCGCGCGCGCGGCTTCAACATGAACGTGATCTATCACAACCGCTCGCGCGTCGCGCCGGAGATCGAGGCCGAGCTGAACGCGGAGTACGCGTCGAAGCAGGACTTGCTGCGTCGTGCCGATCACGTCGTGCTCGTGCTGCCGTACACGGCTGAGAACCATCACACCATCGGCACCGCCGAACTCGCGCTGATGAAGCCGACGGCGACGCTGACGAATATCGCGCGCGGCGGCATCGTCGACGACGCGGCGCTTGCCGAGGCTTTGCGCGAGAAGCGTATCGCCGCGGCGGGCCTCGACGTGTTCGAGGGCGAGCCGAAGCTCAACCCGGCGCTGCTCACCGTGCCGAATGTCGTGCTGACGCCGCATATCGCGAGCGCGACGGAAGCGACGCGCCGCGCGATGGCGAATCTCGCCGCCGACAATCTGATCGCTGGCTTGGGCGAGGGTCCGCGCGCCGGGCGTCCGCCGAACCCTATCAACCCTGATGTGATCGGGAAGGCGCGTTCATGA
- the rmuC gene encoding DNA recombination protein RmuC, whose product MTMVLIAAVAVLAVALVIALFMLMRGNSVAQQQMQFDELGERLDAAALAQTREYERLERELRGEISETARVSRTELSGGFSQFQQTLASQFTSMTTVQAAKIDGFAQQLVKLTDTNTQQLDAVRHSLQQQAQQARDEQGITLKRFGETLQQQLAQVTEANDRRFAEVRATIEQRLKDIEANNSTKLEEMRRTVDEKLHATLEQRLGESFKLVSDRLEQVHRGLGEMQTLAAGVGDLKKVLTNVKTRGTWGEVQLEALLEQVLTSDQYAKNVATIPKSNDRVEFAIKLPGRQPTPDAAATPVWLPIDAKFPREDYERLIEAQERADPVAVEDASRALEGRIRAEAKTIAEKYVSPPHTTDFALLFLPTEGLYAEILRRPGLTDLLQRDYRVTIAGPTTLTALLNSLQMGFRTLAIEKRSSEVWQVLGAVKTEFGKFGDVLAKTKSQLETVTRSIEAAEVRTRQMNKKLRDVEALPEERAAGLLGDSLSGVDAEES is encoded by the coding sequence ATGACGATGGTTTTAATCGCGGCCGTTGCCGTACTGGCCGTTGCGCTGGTGATTGCGCTGTTCATGCTGATGCGCGGCAACAGCGTCGCGCAACAACAGATGCAATTCGACGAACTGGGCGAGCGCCTCGATGCCGCGGCGCTTGCGCAGACGCGCGAGTACGAGCGGCTCGAACGCGAGCTACGCGGCGAAATCTCGGAAACGGCGCGCGTGTCCCGCACAGAACTGAGCGGCGGTTTCTCGCAGTTCCAGCAGACGCTCGCTTCGCAGTTCACGAGCATGACGACCGTGCAGGCCGCCAAGATCGACGGCTTTGCGCAGCAACTCGTCAAGCTGACGGATACGAATACGCAACAGCTCGACGCCGTGCGCCACAGTCTGCAACAGCAGGCGCAACAGGCGCGCGACGAACAGGGCATCACGCTGAAGCGTTTCGGCGAAACGTTGCAGCAGCAACTGGCGCAGGTGACGGAGGCAAACGACCGGCGCTTCGCGGAAGTGCGCGCGACCATCGAGCAGCGGCTGAAAGACATCGAGGCGAACAACTCGACGAAGCTCGAAGAAATGCGTCGCACCGTCGACGAAAAACTGCACGCGACACTCGAACAGCGGCTTGGCGAATCGTTCAAGCTCGTGTCCGATCGTCTCGAGCAGGTGCATCGCGGTCTCGGCGAAATGCAGACTTTGGCCGCCGGTGTCGGAGATTTGAAGAAGGTTCTGACGAACGTTAAGACGCGCGGCACATGGGGCGAAGTACAGCTCGAAGCGTTGCTTGAACAGGTGCTGACGTCCGATCAGTACGCGAAGAACGTTGCGACGATTCCGAAGAGCAACGATCGCGTCGAGTTCGCGATCAAGCTGCCGGGACGTCAGCCGACTCCCGATGCGGCCGCAACGCCCGTATGGCTGCCCATCGATGCGAAATTTCCGCGTGAAGACTATGAACGTCTGATCGAAGCGCAGGAGCGTGCCGACCCAGTCGCAGTCGAAGACGCGTCGCGCGCGCTCGAAGGGCGGATTCGCGCGGAAGCGAAGACGATTGCGGAAAAGTACGTGTCGCCGCCGCATACCACGGACTTCGCGCTGCTGTTCCTGCCGACGGAAGGCTTGTACGCCGAGATTCTGCGTCGTCCGGGTCTCACGGATCTTCTGCAGCGCGACTATCGCGTGACGATTGCCGGGCCGACGACGTTGACGGCCTTGCTCAACAGTTTGCAGATGGGTTTCCGCACGCTCGCCATCGAAAAGCGTTCGAGCGAAGTGTGGCAGGTGCTGGGCGCGGTGAAAACGGAGTTCGGCAAATTCGGCGACGTGCTGGCGAAGACCAAGTCGCAACTCGAAACCGTCACGCGTTCGATCGAGGCAGCGGAAGTGCGTACGCGTCAGATGAACAAAAAGCTGCGCGACGTCGAGGCGTTGCCCGAAGAACGGGCGGCGGGCTTGCTCGGGGACTCGCTGTCCGGAGTCGATGCGGAAGAGTCTTGA